The Fluviispira sanaruensis sequence CTCTTTTAAAAATATTTATGGGTGTAAAAGTCTATTAAGAAATCTATTAAATAAGTTTGACTCAGATTATTAAAACAAGATAAAAATAAAAAAGTAAGAGTATTACTTCTTACTAAATTTACAAGGATTTATTTTGAAAAAAATTATTACTTTATCTCTGCTCTTGACTTTTTCTTCTGCATATTCTGCAAATAATTCACAAAATCAAACTATTTATTCAATGAATGCGAATGAGGCTATCCAGTTTATCAATAAGCAAAAGAAATTTATCATAACATTTATTGGTTTTTCAGGTGCTGGGTATGAAGATAAAAACGAAATGCTGGCATATGCAAGGAAAGAGCTAAAAGAACATTTAGAACATCATGGCTTAGAAAATACAATTGTAAGCATTGGCGCTACAGCGGAAGGAATTGGAGAAGTCTATCCCCTCGCCAAAGAAATGGGATTCAATACTTTGGGAATAGTCTCTTCAGAAGCTAAAAAATACAATGTGCCCCTTTCAATTTCAGCGGACATAGTCATTTACGTAACAGATAGCTATTGGGGGGGATTTTTACCAGAGAAGCAAAATACCCTCTCTCCAACCTCGCAAATCGTAGTCAATACAGCCGATAAAGTCATAGCTATTGGAGGAGGAGCCGTCGGTCGTGATGAAATGTTGAGTTCTATTCAATCTGGGAAAAATTGGAGTTTTTACTTTGCTGAAATGAATCGACTAAAAGCAATAAATTCCGCTCATAGCAAGAACCTCGCACCTCCAGACGATTTTTCAGGGGAAACATTCAGAGGTCTTTATGAGAAAGGTTATCTATAATTAATTATTTATAATTCCCATAATTTTGCCGATGATAAAGCGAAAGTAATTCTTCTTTGGCAAAATATAATATATAGGGAATTTAGTATGAGCAAAAAACATGGGCATTCACATAAAGACAACCACGATTATAAAGAAGGTCACAATGAGGGATACATAGAAGGTCAAAAAGATATCCTAAAAATATTTGATGACATTTTTGCTACAGGTGCAACAGATGTAAGTAAAATTCCAAATAGCAATAATTCTAAATTTGTTGAAATTAAGAAAAAAATTATTGAGTTATTAAATAAATAATTATGTTCATAAATTTGATATATTAAATTCAATCATTAACTCATAAAATGAAAGCAAATTTATGAACAATAAAATGAACGAAAAAGCTCATGTAATAAATGAAACAGCAGTCGATCATTCTGAAGAAGTTTGGAGCAAAGACGTTTATAAAGGTTTTAGCTTAGGGACCTTAGGAGCACAGACAACCCCATTTCTAAGCGCTTTCATTAAGCATGTAAAGGATATTAATAATAATCAGGCGAAATTAATTGAGTTTGGCGCTGGCTCAGGTGAACATTCCATAACTTTAGCAAAAGAAGGTTTTTCTGTCACAGCCATTGAAAGCAGTAAAACAGCTATATCTTTAATGAAAAAAAGAATGCAAAATGAAAATATCAATCTTAATATTATTGATATAAATATTTTTGATTATTTGAAAAAAGATATACGAGATGAGTTTATCGGAATTTATGCAAATGCAGTTCTTCACTTGCTGAC is a genomic window containing:
- a CDS encoding class I SAM-dependent methyltransferase gives rise to the protein MNNKMNEKAHVINETAVDHSEEVWSKDVYKGFSLGTLGAQTTPFLSAFIKHVKDINNNQAKLIEFGAGSGEHSITLAKEGFSVTAIESSKTAISLMKKRMQNENINLNIIDINIFDYLKKDIRDEFIGIYANAVLHLLTETERQKLYKNFIRIQPHNSILAVSFKGVGDSLQKICTLQENTDAGPIYLGKDKIKRLFVSNPIPLIQEIQNAGYIHIEAIHWAIPDSNIIGEDSVFIGLIAEKP